A stretch of DNA from Gimesia chilikensis:
ATCTCGCTGATCCATGATCACGCGGGCTGCTTCACGAACTTCTGCATCGCTCAGTCGCTTCAGGTTACCCAACTCGGCCAGCGGTTCCAGGATGCGGGTCGCTTTCGATACAGTGCTTTCCATCAGGATAATGTCGAGCATTTCGCGTCGCATGCCCTGCATGGAAGCGATCTGTTCTTTCACGCTGTCCTGCAGCTCTCCCAGAACTTCCAGCGTTTCAGCAGCTTCGACCACGCGGTCCGTTTCAGCCAGCAGTTTCGTCTGAATATCCATCAACGATTTCAAGTTGGTGTCAGCCTCCGTCAGTTTCAGATTCTCATCAGTCAGTGTCTGCTGCAGCGAGACCATCAGCTCAGCGTGCTTCTGAGCGGCTGCCAGCGGTTCTGACTGGGAAATCAGGCTCTGCTGCAGGTCGATCATCTTCTGGCTGTTGGTACGGGCAACTTCCAACTGCTCTGACTGATCAACAATCTGCTGCTTGAAATTCAGAAACTCACTAAAGGCTGTCTGAGCATCTTTGATGCCTGTGGACTGATTAGCAGCCAGCTTCTGCAGCTTGATCATTTCATCCAGTGTCGACTGGGTCTGTTTGACCTGCTGCTCCTGTGAGGCCAGGCGATCCTGCATCGCCAGCATATCATCCAGCGCGGTACGGGCTTTGGTGGTTAAGCCTTCCTGCTGGAGAACCTGTTTCTGAAACTGATCGATCTTTTGGATGGAAGCGAGCGCCTCTTCCGTCTGCTCAGCTTCTTTTTCCAGTAAGATTCGAAGATCGCGAATCTCTGCCACAGCTACTTTGGCTTCGGAGAGCTGTTTGGCCTGTGAATTGAGTACGGTCAACAGATTGTTGACCTGCCAGGCACTGGTTTTGGCACCAACCAGTTTATCCATATCCTGTTGGACTGACACCAACTCTGACTGCAACTGACCGATCTGACTCAGCATCGGCCGTGCTACTACAAAATACATACTAAGAAGACCAGCGGCCACTCCAACAAGCATCATTGCCCAGGTGTTCTGGATTGTCGAAAGGCGTGCGTTGGTATCTAAACGATATTGTCTTTCCCCTGAAGTCCTCAAGGCTCTATCTCCCAGCGTGATGATTTAACTCGGACGTAAAATTGGCACATCCTGTAGGTTTTGACCATGCATCCTTGCAAAACCATTACTGCTGTACTACCTAATATCGCCATTTTGACATTTGAAGTTTCTTCATTCTTGCCCAAATCCCCAAACAATTCCAAAAATTCTGCTTGCTCGAATCACGTTCGTGACCTATGTCTGTCACCTGATTTTTCACTCAACCCGTTTGACAGCAATGACAATCGTGGTGCCAACATGATAAAGTGTGTGCTGGCTTTCATTTGAGATACGAGGATATAAGCATGCTGGAAATTCAAATCGATTATGCCACTCTGGAAGACTGCGAAATCATTACGCATTTTAATCTTGAGCTGGCGCGGGAAACGGAATCAAAAAATCTGGATCAGGACCTGGTACGCACAGGCGTGGTGGAGTCACTGGGTGATTCGCGCGGTTGTCAGTATTTTGTGGCCCGCCATCAGGACACCGTGGTTGGTCAGATCATGTTCACCCGCGAATGGAGTGACTGGCGTAACGGAGAATTCTGGTGGTTCCAGAGTGTGTACGTCGATCCGGCATACCGCCGGCAGGGAGTATTCAAACAGCTGTCCGACCACGTGGAAAAACTGGCTCGCTCCAAGCCCGATGTCGTCGGCCTGCGTCTCTATGTAGAAAAAGAAAACGACCGTGCGCAGTCTACCTACCACCAGTTGGGGTTTGGCTTTCCCGGCTACCAGGTGATGGAAAAGATGCTCGATCGTTGACGGAAGGCCCCCAGACGACCAAAATCGAGTCTGGATCTCCGCCTGCGCCACGGCTCCAGTTAACGAATCACTACTCCAGGAAGAACATCCATGTCACAATCTGAATCAAGTGAAATCCTGCTCCCCAAACTGACCCGCCGCGAATTCCGCGAGCGTATGCAGTCCGGCGAACTGAAAGCCTGCATCATCCCCGTGGCAGCCACAGAGCAGCATCTGGAACACCTGGCCATGGAGCATGACTGGAGAAGTGTCATGCTGGTCGCAACCGAGGCCGCTCGCCTGCTGTCACCGGAAGTTCTGGTGGCACCTTCCATGAATATTGGAATCAGCGAACACCACATGCGACACCCCGGTACATTATCCGCACTGCCCGGCAGCTGGCTGAGCGTGCTGTTTGACACCATTCGCAGTATGCACCATGCCGGCTTCACAAATATCCTGGTGCTCAACGGCCATGGTGGAAACATTGCCCCCTGCCTGGGAATGTGGGGACAGTTCCAGCAGCGGCTGGAAATCAATCTGCATTTCGAGTCCTACTGGAATCTACTGCCTGAAGAAGTCGCCCTGGCGAATCTGAAAACCGAACGCTGGCCCGGTCATGCCCAGGAATTCGAAACCGCATTTGCCATGGCGGCGTTCCCGGAAAATGTCCGGAACGACGCGATGCAGGATCAGGAAGACAAAGAACCCCTGGAAGCCACTGCAGAGGCAGGGCAGAAGATGATTGACGAGATCGTCAAACAGGTCGCCGGGTACGTTTCAGGCATGATTGATGGCAGCAACACTGTCGAGATCCCCCCGTTTCACCCCTGAGCATGAAACGGGGAGAATTATTTTAGCCTCTATTTCGCGGGCTGACAGTAACTCAACGCCAGCAACGCATATGCGGTTGCCAGATTGGGATCTGATTCATACCAGCGTTTCTGGGTGTTGGTCCAGCTCCCGTTTTCGTTTTGCAGTTCAGCCAGTTGATTGACCAGTTCGGCCCGCCAGTTGTGGGCCGTACCCTTTTCATCTTTAAACTCATCGACCTGCATCGCATCCAGTGCTTTCGCAAAAGTATGGAAGTAGTAATACAGGCCCATCAGCCCCATGCCGGGATTTTCCTTCAACGTATAATGACGTCGGATCCACTCGGTAGCGGCTTTGACTCGCTTATCCTTCTCATCAACGCCGGCAAAAATCATGCTTTTCAGACCTGCATAGGTCATGCTGCCATAAGAACGCAGTCCGCCATCCGGAGTTGTCCCCGCCTGCGAAGTTCCCCCCGCTGCTGGCGTGTAGTAGAAACCGCCGTCATTGACTTTCGAAGCAAAGGGCGTCGTATTAAATTCCGATTCCAGGTTCTGAGTTCGCGATACGAACACAAGCGCCTTCTGAATTGCAGGGTCGTCTGATTTCACTCCAGCCTTCCGCAGCGCTTCGATCAGAAACTGGGTATTGGAAAGGTCAGGACGCTGATGCCCCCCGTAGCCGGCACCACCATAAAAAGTGTCGGAAGACTCGATTCCTTCCCCTTTATCCCACTGCAGCCCGCGAAGAAATTTCTCTGCATTCTTGATGGTCTGATCATAACGACCATCTTTATTGGCTGCATGCAGCGCCATGATCGAGATACAGGTTTCATAGTTACGGTGATTACTTTTCGAGTAGTAAATTCCGCCATCTTTCTGAATGTAACCTTCCAGTCGCTTCAGGGCTTTCGCCACAACGGGGTCGCTGGCAGGCACACCACTTTCCAGCAAGGCAGTCGTGACCAGTGCACTGATACCGGGTACGGTTTCAGTCGTCCACAGGCCGTCTTCCAGCTGGCTGTTTTTTAAATAATTGATGCCGGCTTTCTGGATCTTCTGCAACTTCTCCACATCGACCTTTTTAGCCGGTGCGTCGGCAGCAAAACTGACTGAAGCCAGCGCAGCCCAGGCCACTGCACAGATTCCGACAAAACTCAAAACTCGTCTGCTCGATAACATCAACAGTTCCTCACTCTCGTTCTTTCAAGGATATCACTCAAAGATCAGCATCATCCCTGCATTCCGGATTTTAGACGGAACTAAAAGAGAACTCAGCTCTGTGACGCCCGGGACAGAGCCTGCACCTTAAGACAGGAAAAACACTACGATGGGGTACCAGAGGGTACATCCTGATTATATCCGTCCCCCATTCAGATAGAAAATGACGATTTCCGGTTTTCATAAAAATTTGTCAGCGTCATGGATAACCGTACCCTGTTTCCTCTATAATCGGCTGTGTAATTCCTGAATTCAGGATTTCTGGCTTAAATTCATTCTCCGGACTGACTCAGTACTCCACCCATGGCGACAGCAACTTCAGAACTGGACCAGGCGCAGACCTCAGCCGTCTATCAGGAAGAGGTCTATTCTAATCAGCCTCGAAAACTGAGCCTGGACATGCAGATTGAAACCCCAGAGAATGTCATTCTGACCTACCAGCTGGCAGGGCCGGCACAACGCTATCTGGCCTATCTGATTGATCTTATCATCCGCATGGTTGTCATGATTGGATTACTGATGTTCGTCATGCCGATGATGAGTCTGGTCTTGCCCGGAACCGCCCTCGGCCTGTTCCTGGTTCTGATGTTCCTCAATACCTGGGGTTACTACACGATCTCAGAAGGATTCTTCAAAGGACAATCCATCGGGAAACACTTTTGTGGTATCCGCGTAATCCGTGAAGGGGGCTACCCAATCACCTTCTGGCCCGCCGTACTGAGAAACCTCGTGCGAAGTGCTGATGCGATTATGTTCTATGGAATCGGCATCACCTCCATGCTGCTGACACGGCGTTTCCAGAGACTCGGAGATCTGGCTGCAGGCACAGTCGTAATCCAGGAGCGTTCGCTGAAACTCCCTCGAAAACCCGTGATTCTGGATAAAATCAAACCCCTCGACAAAAATGAAATCGGCAGCTTCCTTCCGCGAGACGAAGTCCTGTCGCTGATCGACGAATTTATCGGACGCCGTCATGTTTTGACCTATGAACGGGGGCATGCCCTGGCAGCAATTCTGGCACAAAATCTGGCCGATCGACTGCACTATTCCGGGGACCCGAAAAAAGTGACTCACTACCCCATGGCATTTCTCGCAGCCGTCTATAAAACATTCAGCTTCAGTCAGGCTGAAGAAGAACAGGATGTGGTCTCCGAATACCTGAAACAGTCTGGCTTCGGGGAGTTTCATGATGAATAAGCATAAGTTCATTCAGCAACGCAGACCCCAGTGGAAACGATTCGAAGAGTTTCTGTACGGCACCTCCCGCAAATCCCTGTCCAAACTGGAAGCGGAACAGATCACGGAATTTTCCCGGCTGCTTCGTGAAGTTTCTCACGATCTGGCCACCATTCGCTCCCGCGGCTGGGGACACGACCTGATCTCTTACCTGAACGATCTGGTCGCGCGCGGGCATAACCTGTTTTATGGCGCCCCGCCCAGCAATCTCTCCGTTTTTTATCGCTATGTGTCCCTCGAATTTCCCCGTCTGTTTCGCGCCAACATCGGCTACTTCCTGACAGCCTGCCTGTTGTTCTTTCTGCCTCTGGGGATCAGCTGGTACGTGGTGCAGAACAATCCCAGTCTCGCCTCGCGGGTCATCCCCGAAGAAATCATGTCCCGCTTTGACACGATGTATTCAGACCATGGCGAGTCTGATCCGGACAATGCGAGCGAGGAGGATTCAGAGTCGGAATCAGAAGGGAGATCCAGCTTTGGAGATGAACGGGCAACCATGGCCGGTTTCTACATCAACAATAACGTGGGCATCGCATTGAAATGTTTCGCGCTGGGAATTCTGCTCGGCATCGGCACCGTTTATACCCTGCTGTTTAATGGAATTTTTCTGGGAGCCGTCTCCGGTTACGTCATCAGCCAGGGACACGGTGAGCGTTTCTTAAGCTTTGTTATCTCGCACGGTTCTTTTGAACTGACGGCCATTGCCGTTGCGGGAGGCGCCGGACTGATGCTGGGAAATGCCCTGATTCATCCGGGCCAGAGAACGCGATTTCAGTCGTTGCAGGTTCGCGGACTGGAAGCAGTGCAAATCGCAGGCGGCGCGGCTGTCATGCTAGTGGTAGCGGCATTGATTGAAGCCTTCTGGTCTCCCTCTGATGTATCCCCCATGTTGAAGTACAGTGTCGGCAGTGTGCTCTGGTTGATTGTTTTTCTGTACCTCGCTTTTGCCGGACTCCAGTCTGATGAAACGGGTGAGACCGCAGCTCAACCAGGTCCTTCTGAGAAACCAGGGGAGCTTCCATCGGCATGATGCGTTTCGAGAAGATCAATATCGCTCTGGTACCCCGGAAGGCCAGCAGTTGCCTGGACCTGGCGATCCGTTTCTATGGACGGTTCCTGATCCCGATCCTCAAACTCTGGGCGATCATCGCGATCCCGGCCTGCACCCTCGTGTATTGCCTCAGCTATTATTTTCTGCTGGACCTGCGGATGGCACTGACTGTGGCCTTCTTTGCCTCATCGCCGCTGGGGGTTCTGCTCACCTGGAATTCAGCCCTGTTTGCGTTCGGAAACACTCCGGGCATGGGAAGCCTGAGACGCCAGTTCCAGTTTCGAATGATTCCTTTGATGCTGTTCTGCCTGGCAGAGAGAGCCCTGTTCTTTATCGGTCCTGCCCTGCTCTTCTTTTCCGGTAATATGCTCGGCCTGCTGGGATTCATCTACTGTTTCTTTCCCGGCATCTGGATTCTGGTACGCAGCGGATTCCGGGTCGAACAGGCTGTTCTGGATTATGCAGGTGTCGCCTCGCAGGAAGATGCCTCGCACGATCATCGCACAAAAGACCTGATCAAGACCAACTTCGGCTCACTCTTTGGCCGGGGACTGGCGATCTTTCTCTTCTGCTACATCCTGACACTGATCCTGTTTATCACCTTCGACTACCTCTGCTACACCCTGCTGGAGTTCCCGATCCTGATTGGACAGATCCCCTACCTGCTGGATCCGAAAACCGCCGATGATACGCTGATCAATATCATGCTGTTGATGACAACAGACCCCCGCGTGCTGGCCATGCTGACGGCATTCATCCTGCTGGTCTATCCCATTGGCCGCCTGGCCTGGTTCTTTACTTATATCGACCTGCGCGTGCGACTGGACTGCTGGGATATGGAACTCCGAATGACCGAAGTCTCTGAGAATCTGACATTCAAGGAGGTTTCGTTATGACAGCCTCTCGAGTACGCTTCCAGAGCAGAGTCTCCCTGTTTCTCAGTCTGGGAATCCTCCTGCTGACCCCGGTGTTTCTCGCTGCACAGCAGGAAAATGATTATACCGATCTGTCATCTCCTGACCAGGTGATGCTGAAGCAGGACATGCAGGAGATTCTGAAACGGCCCGAATTTCGACATCTGACCCGCGAACGCGAACTCGCTCAGGAAGCCGACGTAGATCTGGATGACTGGATCAAAGATTCTCCCCGACAGAGCAGCTACGACACCTCTGCCATCTCCGGTGTCGCCGGGCTGATTTTTCTCTACCTGTCGTATGCTGCAGTGATTTGTGCCTGTCTCCTTGTTCTGTTCCTGCTGGTGAAAGCTGTGACTGGCTTTAAGCTTTCCAGAGAGCACAACATGAAATCCGACTCCTCTCAACTACAGGGAGAGATGGTTCTGGAGGAGCATGTCTCGCCCGCTGAATTAGCGGCAGCCACTTACCTCGAACGGGCACAGGAACTCGCCCGATCAGGTAACTACCATCAAGCTATCATCCAGCTACTGTATGGATCGATGAGCTTCATTGAACGCTCGGGATGGATCCGGTTCCGTAAAGGATTAACTTATCGCGATTATATGCGTGCAGCACGCCCGCATGGCCTGGCCGGTGAATCACTGCGTCAGATGATTCGCACTTATGAACCCCTGGGATTCGGCCGCCGGGTCGCAACCCGAGAACATTTTGAAAGTACACTCCAGCATTATGAATCAGCCTTCCAGAAAGAAACGTGAACGCAGAAATGCGGGCTGGTTCTGGCTGGCCGCACTCTGTCTGCTACTTCCTTTGCACCTCTGGTTTCCGGAGTTCGGTACCGGTGCGCTGGACGATTCCTACAGTTCCTCCGCCAGCGGGAAAAAAGCATTTTATCTCCTGCTCGATCATGAATCGTTTCAAACAGAACGCAACCGGACTCCTCTAAGCGTCCTGCTGCAAACACTCGATTACGACGAAACCGTCTGCATCCTCGGCCCGGCCCGCTATCCCAGTCCACTGGAATGGTCGTCTCTGCTGGCCTGGGTCGAAGAGGGCGGGCGACTGGTCATCTCAGCTAATCCCAAACATCCGCAGTTCCAGGTGGAACCGCTGGAACTCAGCGTGGAATATCTCGATGAAGTCGAACGGGAAAACATGCCGCGTGTTGAGAAAAAAGAGGATGACGAAGACAAAGAGGAATCCGATCTCAGCCTGCTGATGAAAGGCGAACATGACCTGATCGAAGCCCAGGCATCCACTGTGTTTCCTGATGTCCCCTCACTCGTCTGGGATACCAATGCACGGGTTACCTCCGCAACGGGTCAGGCTCTGGTCACTGCAGGAGAGACCCAGCAGGCCGTCCGACTGCATCATGGCTTGGGAACCGTTGTTGTCTCCGCTTCCTCGGAAATCTTTTCAAATCAGTCCATGGTAGACGGCGGCAGCGTTGCGGCATTTCGGCTCATTGAGGCTGCCGGACCTCCTGAGTATTTCGTCGTTGATGAATCATTGAATGCTTCGGGAACATCGAAAGTCGTCGCCCTGCTGATCGACCCGACCTTCCGCCCCCTGACAATCCAGCTGCTGATCACACTGCTGATTTTTGGCTGGTGGAGAAGCAATCGTTTCGGGCCGATCCTCTCTTCCCACATTCTGCCCCGGCATAATATTGTTTCGCATACCGATAACGTCGGCAATTTACACTATAAAAAAGCCAACGGGCGTGCTTTACTATTCGCGTATATCAAGCAGCTGTTTTCAGAACTGAATCTCAGGCATTTCCGTGGCGAGGAACATCGCGTACTCGACCCCATCGCGAGACGTTTGGATGAAGATCCAAAGCAAATCAAAAGGTTCCTGAAAAAAGCGGCCCAAATCGCGAAGAGTAAAAAAGTGAATCGCCATCAGATGGGTGAGCTGATTCGAAAACTGTCTAAAATCAGACAGGCTGCTTCGCCCGGGAAATATCAGAAGAAATAACGAAAGCCCATTTGTGATTACCTACCATTCGATCGCCAAAGTCGGCGACATTCCGGAAGGAGAAGGACGCGCTTATCATCTCGAAGGCCTGATGATCGCCGTCTTCCTCAAAGAAGGCCAGTATACCGCCATCAATGATTTCTGCCCTCACCAGGGAGCGCCCCTCTCAACCGGCTATGTCGACGAAGAGGGAGCGGTTACCTGTCCCTGGCATGCCTGGCGATTCTGTATCAAGGATGGCACCTGGCTGGATAATCCCAAATCAAAATTACAGGTTCCCGTATACCCGCTGCGAATCGAAGGGGATGACATCCAGGTGGGACTGGAACTCCCTGAAGAAGAGGCCCCCTCGGCTCCCGCTGACTAAAGCTCGCAGGAACTACCCGGTTCCAGTACCACCGGTTCGGCTGTGGTCTGGCTTCGTACCTGATGAGCCCACGCAGCGGCATCCTGTTCAATCAGAGGCCAGGTATTGTAGTGCATGGGAATAACCCGTTTGGGTTCGATCAGTTTCGTCGCCCGTACTGCATCTTCCGGTCCCATAGTGAAGTTATCGCCGATCGGCAGGATTGCCAGGTCAACGCCTTCTTCACCAATCAGCTTCATGTCATAAAACAGACCGGTATCAGCGGCGAAGTAAATCGTTCCCTCATCCAATTTCAAGAGAATGCCACAGGGGCTGCCGCCGTTGCTTCCGTCCGGCAGCATCGATCCATGATGGGCGATCGTCAGCTTGACGGTCCCAAACTCATGTTGATAGGAACCACCAATATGCTGAGGGTGTACGTTTTCGATTCCCTGTTTCCCCATCCATTCGATAATTTCGAAATTGGCAACCACCAGTGCTTTGGTGCGTTTCGCGATCTCGACGGTATCCCCGACATGATCGCCGTGCCCGTGACTGACAATGATTGCATCAGCTTCGACGGCATCGGCGGAGACGCTCGCGCTGGGATTCCCTGTCAGAAAGGGATCCAGGAGAATGGTTTTTCCATTGGTTTCAATCTGAAAGGAGGAATGTCCCAGCCAGGTAATCTTTGTTGCCATGCTTGCCTCGAAGGTAAAGAGAAAGGAGTGATCCTGATTTCCGTACCTGCAAGATACAACAGATCGAAGTCCAATTTCAAGCAGTCGGTTTCATTCGCTGTGAACTGAGCCAGATCGCTCCCAGTAGAAAGCAGACCAGTGCGAAGTTCCCCAACCAGTCGGAGAGGAACAACCAGCCGATCAGCCCTATCAGAGCCAGGAAGATACCGCCCCATTTTCGGAGCACCATCGAATCTCCGTAGCGGGTGACAATCAGAATCAGAAAGATCAGCATCCCTGCCCAGAAGATCGTCCAGATCAGGGCGGAACCGAAGGCAAACGTATTTTCAGGACGGACCTTGAGTGCCAGTTTGGGATGCCCATTGACCTTGGTGAATTCCAGCTTGTGTCCCTTCAGGGGAATATCAAACTTCAGTGAAATTCCGCCAGCTTGCGTCCAGCCAGCCTGTTGTAATTCAGCACCCAGCATCTCAGATTCTGCGGGAGCTTCTCCGAAAGCAGGCCTGGAACCTGGGTCGTAAAGATCCCCCATCGGTTGCCCCTGGATGGCCCCCTGATTGGGTAGCATTGCTCCTCCGAAACCGCCTCCTTGCCCACGCCCTTCAGCCAGGCTGTTATCTCTCCCCCTTCTCTGGAAGGCATCATATTCCAGTGATTCTCTCATATTCTGTGTTCGATCACTGGGAGAGACACCAAATGGAGATCCGTTTTCAAAGTGTTGTCTCTGGTTGAACCGGGGCTGATTCGGCATCGCCTGTTGTTGCTGCAACTCCTGCTGAGGCATCGCAAAATCATTCGCATTCTGCAGGCTCTGCTGACGGCGTAAGGCTCGGCTGTCGGCAGGTGTTGTCTGCTGAATACCTTTCTTCCCATGCGCCTGCTTGGGTGCGGCATTGCGAATCGTAAAACTTTTCAGTTTGGGCAGGTCACTGGCAGTATTTGATGAAGCCGATCCATCACCGTTCGACGATTCAGCCGGGGCGCGATTCAAATTGTATAATGAGGCATTATTTCCGATTACGAGGCTGTTGAAAGCGTCTTCGGAATCAAAATCGGAGAGTCCATTTGTATTCACCGCGTCGTTCAACATTTTATCCTGCTGTGCCTGACGCTGTTGTTCCTTTCGCTGCAGTTCGCTGATCTGCTGTTTGATCCGCTGCCCCTGCTGTCTGGTCTGGGCATCGTCATCCGTATCTAACTGTTTCCCCAGTTCTTTCAGGTTGGAGATAACCCGTTTTCGCACCCGGTCACTCTTACTGCCACTGTATACGGAGTAAAGGTTCTCCACATCTTTCTGAACACTCGTCAGCGAAAGCTGATATTGGGTGAACTCTGATTCCGACAGAACAGGTGACATATTCGTGCGCGAGTTATCCAGTAAGGGAGTTGCCGAATAGTCGTCGGGAACATAAACAGTCCACTTGGTCTGGGCGACGGGAATTCCATACTCGGCATTCTCAGCAGGTGTGACGATCCGCGGCGGTTCCAGATCGAGTGTCTGTCCCTGCCAGTTGAATCTACCCTGAGGCAAACTGGATTCCAGCCGACCGACGAGAATCAGATTGACTGAAAAAGAAAGATCAGCCGCACTCGTTTTAGGGAGTGCCAGCAGATAGATCACCTGCTTTTGTGTTGTTTTTTCTTCACCCTTCTCTGTTGGTTCCGCTATCTGTTTCAGTAATACCGGGGCTGTCGGTACACCTTTGACAAAGGCACTCAACACCTGCGACCGTTCCGGAAGCATGACTGCCAGAAACTGACGTGATCGGTTACGTAAGCGGTATTCTGCATGCGTTTTCCAGCTGCCATCGTGAGCCAGCACGGTCGTCAACTGTGAAAGATTCACCGCAGCGGCGGCTCCCTGGTCTGCCTGGAACTGCTGAATCTGGTACTCGGGGGGCTTACCATTCCCCTGCAGCCGAGCCAGAGTCATCGCCTGGTTAGCCAGGGCATCATCGAGTGTCAGCGGCATTTCATCACGGTCGACCGTCGTGATTGATTCCGGATTCAGCAGGTTCAATCGTGCCCAGCTGTGATTCACCAGCATCAGATAATGCTGCTGGATTTCCAGTTCGGTCGTTTGTGAATCGACCTGGATACTGGTGTCCATGACACGAACCTGGGGAATCTCAATCTTCCCGGTCACCGGCGGTGCCTGCGTGGTTTCTGCGGTGATGAAATACGTTCCTTCGACCGAGTTCTGCAGGTGAATCGTCCATTGGATAATTTCATTGCCGATTACGCGTTTGTTGATCTGTCGAATCGAATCCCCGCGGAAGTCCAGATGTTCTCCGAGCCAGGCAGGTGTCGTAAACGACAACACGTCGGTTGCTGCTCCCTGAATCGACCAGCGAATCCCCACCGTGTGGCTGACCGACACATTACCCACCGTCGTCATCACCAGTGAGTTAGCCGTCACATTTGGCTGAGCCGGAGTCAGTTCCAGTTTGATCCACTCCGGTAACTCTGCCGAGGATCGATAAGCGAATTGGGGTAGGCTCGGACGCTGAGCTTTCAACTCGGGTGACAAATCAGCAGATGAAATCGCCCGCCAGTCTTCCAGTTCGGGAGCACGGGCCACCAGCGCTTCGTCAATCCAGATAGCCAGATCGCTGCGTACAGAAGAGACAACCAGCGGCGTGGGGATCACAACTTCTGCCTGTTGCTGGTTTCCCTCCCGGGGCACCACACCATCAACCACGATTTCTGCCAGACTGGTTTTGAGCTCGGCAAATTCGAGAACCAGCACCCGCATGTCATCGGCGTTCTGTTCAATTACATACCAGTCATCCAGCCCCTGTGCCTGGACACTCAAGACGAGATAGGCTTCGGGTAGTTCCAGCACAAACGTTGATTCGGGAATGCCTTTAAGCTGATAGCGAATGCGGCTGGAAATACTCAGTTTACGAGGCGAAACAAGGACTCCATGCTCAGCGAGGGCCTGTTTTTCAGCTTGTTTTCGGGAAAGGAAGAACTGAGTCTCCACGGGCCGACGTGAAAACCGGTAAGCCCATTGGGGCTGCAGAGTGTGGCCTGCTATTTTCCAGACCGGTGATGCGGTTTCCGGATTCACATACTTCTGAGTATCGATTTGTATCGCTCCGGATATTTTCTCCGGACGAATCTGAAACTGAGGCTCTGCGTAGACGCCGATGGTCCCGGTTTCATTTGTGATGGTTTCAGGAACAAACTGGGGCAGGTTGAGCGAACGATTCTGCTTTCCAACAGACAGCGACTGAAACGCTTCCACTTTGACGCGTGTCCTATCTTTGATATCGCGTCTTAAAAAGACTTTGATACGTCGATCATCTCCGGTCCCCACCATCTCCCAGCCACCCACATCAGGACCGGTTACGGACTGAATGCGAATGTCCCCGGGAACCTTCAATAATGCCTGGTTAATCGTCCCCTGTCGCACCTGATATTGATGCAGACTGTGCAACCGCTGTCCCGCGTCCTGGACAACCGCTGACAGACTGGTATCACAATGCACAATGCCTTGAATCGCACCCCGCTCTTCTGCCTGACGCCAGGAAATCTGCAGTTGGCCTCCCTGATCTACAGGCAGCTCTAGTTTCGCTTTACCTGCGGCTGTCTGTTTCCGATAAGTGGACCGGGTTCCCGTAATGCTGACCTCCGAAGTCGCATCGGGAAGATCGAGTGTCAATCG
This window harbors:
- a CDS encoding metal-dependent hydrolase, which encodes MATKITWLGHSSFQIETNGKTILLDPFLTGNPSASVSADAVEADAIIVSHGHGDHVGDTVEIAKRTKALVVANFEIIEWMGKQGIENVHPQHIGGSYQHEFGTVKLTIAHHGSMLPDGSNGGSPCGILLKLDEGTIYFAADTGLFYDMKLIGEEGVDLAILPIGDNFTMGPEDAVRATKLIEPKRVIPMHYNTWPLIEQDAAAWAHQVRSQTTAEPVVLEPGSSCEL
- a CDS encoding Rieske (2Fe-2S) protein is translated as MITYHSIAKVGDIPEGEGRAYHLEGLMIAVFLKEGQYTAINDFCPHQGAPLSTGYVDEEGAVTCPWHAWRFCIKDGTWLDNPKSKLQVPVYPLRIEGDDIQVGLELPEEEAPSAPAD
- a CDS encoding DUF4350 domain-containing protein — protein: MNQPSRKKRERRNAGWFWLAALCLLLPLHLWFPEFGTGALDDSYSSSASGKKAFYLLLDHESFQTERNRTPLSVLLQTLDYDETVCILGPARYPSPLEWSSLLAWVEEGGRLVISANPKHPQFQVEPLELSVEYLDEVERENMPRVEKKEDDEDKEESDLSLLMKGEHDLIEAQASTVFPDVPSLVWDTNARVTSATGQALVTAGETQQAVRLHHGLGTVVVSASSEIFSNQSMVDGGSVAAFRLIEAAGPPEYFVVDESLNASGTSKVVALLIDPTFRPLTIQLLITLLIFGWWRSNRFGPILSSHILPRHNIVSHTDNVGNLHYKKANGRALLFAYIKQLFSELNLRHFRGEEHRVLDPIARRLDEDPKQIKRFLKKAAQIAKSKKVNRHQMGELIRKLSKIRQAASPGKYQKK